TGCATCAAAGCTGCAGAAGCGCGGTTGCCGCATCACTCTCCATGGCCCCTTCTGGGATTTGAGTCCAGGAAGTGTCGATTCACTCATCCGAAAGATATCGAAGCTGCGCCTCGATCAGTTTATGCGGATCTTTGAGATTTTTCGCCCCATCCAAGTCGTTTGCCATACGGGCTATGACCCAAGGCATCATGGAGGTCATCGGCAAATCTGGTTGGATCACAGCATGGGCACTTGGGAAGATCTTGTGAGGCAGGCAGAAAAGTTGGGTATCCCTCTCTTGCTGGAAAACGTTTGGGAGCACGATCCTCTTTTACACCAGGAAATTTTCAGACGGATCCCTTCCGCCTGCTTCGGATTCTGTTTGGATGTGGGACATCAAAACTGTTTTTCCAAGACATCCCTGGACCAATGGATTGAGGCCCTTTCGGATTTTTTGATGGAAATGCACCTGCACGACAACGACGGCACTCGAGATGCCCATCTGCCCATAGGACAAGGCAATATCGATTTTGTAACGCTCTTTCGGGTGCTGGAAAAGGCAGGAAAGAAACCGCTTTTGACATTGGAACCTCACCGGAAGGAACACCTTGTCGAAACCCTTGCGGGGTTGACGCAGGTGCTCGGCAAGAACCGGTGAGAGACTGTCTGAAAATTTTCCCCTTGAGGAAGGTAGGGGGTGTCAAAATTTGGCGAACCAGCCCCTCCTGGCCCCCTAAAGGGGGAATCAAAGCAGCTTCGGCTCCCAATCAGAGGAATTTTCAGACAGCCTTTGAGTCAATGCCTCGCACCGGGACTATTTCTTTCCAATGGCCAAAGCAAAAAATTGTAGTTTTTTGACGATGTCTCAATATCAACAAGGAGTCGGATCGATCATGGCGATTGTAGAAATCAGCGTTGTTCCTCTTGGAATCTCGGGGTGCAGTCTGAGCACACACGTTGCCAAGGTGTTGAGCGTCCTCAAAGAGAGTTCCCTGCAATACGAACTGACTGCCATGGGAACGATCATTTCCGGGGACCTCGATGAAATCTGGAATGTTCTCAAGAAAATGCATGAAAGCGTTTTTTCATCCGACGTCTGTCGAGTTCTCACCCAAATCAAAATCGATGATCGGCGAGATCGAAAGGCCACTCCCGAACAGAAAATTCGATCTGTGATGGAAAAACTTTCGAAAGGATAATGCTTAGCGTACCGAGGAGGTTTTGTCATGAAGGAACTGGTTGAATATTTGGTGAAGTCTTTAGCGGACCGCCCGGAAGAAGTCATATTGGAAGAACACGAAGATGACGAGACGGTATTCCTGGAACTCAAGATTGCGCCGGACGACTTGGGAAAGATCATTGGAAAGGGTGGAAATACGATCAATGCCATTCGAACCGTTGTTCAAGCGGCAGCCTCCAGCCATAAAAAGCGGGCAAAACTCGACGTTGTCAGTTAGCTCAATCGAATGAACCTGGCCGCACGGTTTATGGTTTTTCCCTTTTCGACTTTGAAGGGAAAGATTGCAGCACCTTTTGAGAGCATGTGACCTGAATCACGCAGCTCGACTTTTGGATATTCATATCCATTCGTTTCGAAAGAAAAACTTGAAATTCCTCACCACAGGATCTAGCTTAATCGCATAAACATGTTGTTTACTGAAATGCTGAATGATTCAGATAATGAATGCTTTTCATATAAAAAACGGAGGGATCAGTTCTATGCCAAAGCAATTTCCCGAACTATCTGTCAATAAATTGCGAGCCCAGATTGACGAGAGCTTACTCCCATTTGAAACGACGGCTTCCTTGGAATCCCTGGAAAAGAAGGTGGTGGGGCAAGACCGGGCCATCGATGCCATCAAGTTCGGTATGGGAATGAAAACGCTCGACTACAATATCTTTATCGCCGGACCGTCCAAAGCTGGTCTCACATATATGGCCAAGACATTCATAGAGGACCAGGCCAAAAAAGAGCCGACCCCTCCTGACTGGTGTTATGTCTACAACTTCAAGGAACAAGACAAGCCCCTGTCTCTCAGAGTTACTGCCGGTCGAGGAAAACAGCTCAAAAAAGACATGAATGAGTTCATTCAGACGCTTCAGGCCAAAATCCCTGAAGTCTTCGACAGCGACGATTACCGGTCAAAGGAAAGTGAAGTACATCAGGGTTTTGAAAAGCAAAGAAGGGAAGTGATCGATGAACTCTCTCAGCAGGCAAAAGACGAAGGTTTTATTCTCCAGTTTTCACAGGTAGGCATGGTCATTATCCCTGCCAACGAGGAAGGGGAACCCATGACGCAGGAAGATCTGCGTCATCTGAGCGATGAGGAAAAGACCGCCCTGAGAGAAAAGAGCGACGCACTTCATGAAAAGATGAAAGAGGCCATCAAGAGAATTCGAGAAGCCGAAAATGAATTCAAGGAAAAGCACACGAAACTGGACAATGAAATCGCTCTGTTCGTCGTGGGACAACTCATGGACAATATTGAGGAGAAGTACAAGGATGACGAGCATGTGCTTGATTACTTGAAGATGGTTCAGGAAGATATTCTTGAAAATATCGAAGACTTCAAGAAAAAGCCCGAAGCTCAGCAGCCTCAACCTGGAGCAGCGTTCCCCATCCCTGCGCGTGAAACGACATTTCGGAAGTATGATGTCAATGTGCTCATCGACAATTCGGAAACCGAGGGGGCCCCTGTCGTGATCGAATCGAACCCCGCGTATCCCAACCTTTTCGGGTCCATCGAAAGGCAGGCATGGTTCGGCGCCCTCTTCACAGATCACACGATGATCAAGCCGGGATCTTTACACAAGGCCAATGGCGGCTATCTGGTCATGAAGGCGCTGGACCTCTTAAAATGGTATATTTCCTACGAAGCCATGAAAAGAGCCTTGAGAGACCGGGAAATCAAGATCGAGGACATTGGTGAACTGTACGGTTTGTTCAGCACCCGCACGATTCGCCCTGCACCCATCCCCCTCAATGTCAAAATCATCTTGACGGGCGATCCGTACATCTATCAATTGCTCTACACTTATGACGATCGTTTCCAGAAGCTCTTCAAAGTGAAGGCCCATATGGACGACCAAATGGAGCGGAAGGACGAGGCCATCGTCGATTGCGCGAGAATGATGAGCAGCTTCTGCAAGGACCACGGTCTGCGCCATCTCGATAAGTCCGGTGTCGCCAGGGTGCTCGAATACAGCATGGAACTCACCGAAAATCAGGAGAAGCTCACGCTGGAACTGGGAAACATCAGCGACCTTCTCAAAGAAGCCAACTACTTTTCAAGCCTCGACAACTCAGAGTTCATTCAAAGAAAACATGTAGAAGAAGCGATTCGAAAGCGTATCTACCGGTCCAACCTCATCGAGGAACGAATCAAAGAGTACATCGAGAAAGACATCTTCTGGGTGGAAACAGAGGGAGAAAAGGTCGGACAGGTGAACGGGCTTTCCGTGCTTATGGCCGGCGATCATGTTTTCGGAAAGCCAAACCGCATCACGGCGACGGTTTCCGTTGGACGTGAAGGTATGGTTTCCATTGATCGCGAGTCCAAGATGAGCGGCAGCACCCATACCAAGGGGCTCATGATCCTCACCAACCTCCTTAAAGAACGTTTTGCCCAAAAGTATCCCATCTCCCTCACGGCTTCCCTCTGCTTCGAACAGAGCTACGGAATGGTGGATGGGGACAGTGCGTCCAGTACGGAATTCTACGTCCTTGTGAGCGCTATTTCCAAGGTTCCCATCCGGCAGGGGATCGCCGTAACAGGTTCCGTCAGCCAGAAAGGCGAAATTCAGCCTATCGGTGGAGTCAACTACAAGATAGAGGGTTTTTTCGACATCTGTAAGCACAAGGGGCTCACGGGAAGCCAGGGAGTTATGATCCCCTCCAAGAATGTTCGGAACCTTATGCTAAAACAGGAAGTCATCGACGCCGTAAAGGAAGGCAAGTTCCACATCTGGCCCGTTACGACCGTAGAAGAAGGCATTGAGATCCTTACAGGCATGGAAGCCGGTAAAATACAGGAAGATGGAACCTATCCCGAAGGCACGGTGTTCCGCAAGGTGGCTGATCGCCTCCAGGAGATCACCGAAATCGTCAAGGAGTTTGGAAAGGGAAGTGAAAACGGCAAGAAAAAGGAAGAGGAAAGCGAAGGAGGCTGTCCCCACTGCGGGGTATAAAACACGTCTCTGAGTTGTTCATTCCATTTGGAACTTAAAGGCATGATCCCATTATGCCCGGGATCATGCCTTATTTGTTTTACCCCTCATTTTTTTGCTCCACCATCTCCCTTCCTTTTTCAATAAATGACCCTTTCAAAAAATTTTCTAGCGATAATTTCCATTTGCTCCTAAAGCCTTTCCGGAAAGAAATGCAAGACTTTTTAACCTCGTCATGATACCCCCCGGAAAAATCGCCCTGTAACCCCAATCATTTTGTTTGACAACTTGAAAATTGCTTGACTTACTTCGTTGATAACCTACAATAATCAACTGTTGTGAAAAGCGTCGGCCAAGGAAACCGAGCTTTCCAGTTCGTATAATTTGCATACGGCTGCACCATTGCAATCTCGAATATTTTAAGGACACTCACGCATGAAATACTGGCGCATTCCTCTGGATGCCGATGAAATTCAAGTTTCCCGTGGCATTGTTCACATCATTGAAGAAAGATGCAAAGGATGCGGTTACTGCATCGCATACTGCCCTCGAGATGTGCTTGAAATTTCTACAAAATACAATATCAAAGGGTATCATCCCCCTGTGGTCGGGAAGCCGGAAGCCTGTGTGAACTGCCATTATTGCGAAACCATCTGCCCGGATTTCGCCATCTATTCCGTTGAGGCCCCTCCGGAACTTGAAGCAGAGGATCAAAAGAGGTTTTCCTCTCACTGACTCAAGTAAGAGGCTGTCTGAAAATTCCTCTGCTTGGGAGCCGAACCTGCTTCGATTCCCCCCTTGAGGGGGAGGGCCAAGGGAGGTGTTTTTCTGGTTCGCGAAATCCTGACACCCCCTTACCCCCCCCAAGGGGGGAATTTTCAGACATCCTCTAAGATTTTCGATACCCGGAAAAGGACATCTCCGGCTTCGCTCCAACTTCTCCATTGAAAGATGACGCATGAATTCTACAGTTTTAACCGGTGAACATTTTATGACAGGAGATGTGGCTTGCGCAGAAGGGGCCCTGGCGGCGGGATGCCGTTTTTTTGCAGGGTA
This region of Desulforhabdus amnigena genomic DNA includes:
- a CDS encoding sugar phosphate isomerase/epimerase family protein; translation: MLKLLADVHISMPWRFLPQYLEMILHYRMNLEIGFDANQLDAVPRTEMNAVASKLQKRGCRITLHGPFWDLSPGSVDSLIRKISKLRLDQFMRIFEIFRPIQVVCHTGYDPRHHGGHRQIWLDHSMGTWEDLVRQAEKLGIPLLLENVWEHDPLLHQEIFRRIPSACFGFCLDVGHQNCFSKTSLDQWIEALSDFLMEMHLHDNDGTRDAHLPIGQGNIDFVTLFRVLEKAGKKPLLTLEPHRKEHLVETLAGLTQVLGKNR
- a CDS encoding MTH1187 family thiamine-binding protein — protein: MAIVEISVVPLGISGCSLSTHVAKVLSVLKESSLQYELTAMGTIISGDLDEIWNVLKKMHESVFSSDVCRVLTQIKIDDRRDRKATPEQKIRSVMEKLSKG
- a CDS encoding 4Fe-4S dicluster domain-containing protein, whose product is MKYWRIPLDADEIQVSRGIVHIIEERCKGCGYCIAYCPRDVLEISTKYNIKGYHPPVVGKPEACVNCHYCETICPDFAIYSVEAPPELEAEDQKRFSSH
- a CDS encoding Lon protease family protein, whose translation is MPKQFPELSVNKLRAQIDESLLPFETTASLESLEKKVVGQDRAIDAIKFGMGMKTLDYNIFIAGPSKAGLTYMAKTFIEDQAKKEPTPPDWCYVYNFKEQDKPLSLRVTAGRGKQLKKDMNEFIQTLQAKIPEVFDSDDYRSKESEVHQGFEKQRREVIDELSQQAKDEGFILQFSQVGMVIIPANEEGEPMTQEDLRHLSDEEKTALREKSDALHEKMKEAIKRIREAENEFKEKHTKLDNEIALFVVGQLMDNIEEKYKDDEHVLDYLKMVQEDILENIEDFKKKPEAQQPQPGAAFPIPARETTFRKYDVNVLIDNSETEGAPVVIESNPAYPNLFGSIERQAWFGALFTDHTMIKPGSLHKANGGYLVMKALDLLKWYISYEAMKRALRDREIKIEDIGELYGLFSTRTIRPAPIPLNVKIILTGDPYIYQLLYTYDDRFQKLFKVKAHMDDQMERKDEAIVDCARMMSSFCKDHGLRHLDKSGVARVLEYSMELTENQEKLTLELGNISDLLKEANYFSSLDNSEFIQRKHVEEAIRKRIYRSNLIEERIKEYIEKDIFWVETEGEKVGQVNGLSVLMAGDHVFGKPNRITATVSVGREGMVSIDRESKMSGSTHTKGLMILTNLLKERFAQKYPISLTASLCFEQSYGMVDGDSASSTEFYVLVSAISKVPIRQGIAVTGSVSQKGEIQPIGGVNYKIEGFFDICKHKGLTGSQGVMIPSKNVRNLMLKQEVIDAVKEGKFHIWPVTTVEEGIEILTGMEAGKIQEDGTYPEGTVFRKVADRLQEITEIVKEFGKGSENGKKKEEESEGGCPHCGV
- a CDS encoding KH domain-containing protein → MKELVEYLVKSLADRPEEVILEEHEDDETVFLELKIAPDDLGKIIGKGGNTINAIRTVVQAAASSHKKRAKLDVVS